A single genomic interval of Theropithecus gelada isolate Dixy chromosome 16, Tgel_1.0, whole genome shotgun sequence harbors:
- the PLEKHM1 gene encoding pleckstrin homology domain-containing family M member 1 isoform X2 — translation MDWTPRLPSRHIISELEHLTFVNTDVGRCRAWLRLALNDGLMECYLKLLLQEQARLREYYQPTALLRDAEEGEFLLSFLQGLTSLSFELSYKSAILNEWTLTPLALSGLCPLSELDPLSTSGAELQRKESLDSISHSSGSEDIEVHHSGHKIRRNQKLTASSLSLDTASSSQLSCSLNSDSCLLQENGSKSPDHCEEPMSYDSDLGTANAEDSDRSLQEVLLEFSKAQVNSVPTNGLSQETESPTPQALLSLHGLNTSTHLHYEAPAEPLPAQAASGTQDGVHMQEPRPRAPSALDLQQRVESTSGQQPSSTISKTAREVGQGNGPQKAQAHDGAGLKLVVSSPTSPKNKSWISEDDFYRPSQEQPLEIASDHPIASSRGTPESRPGLQRHFSQGPRKSCSLGTLDQACVPSPGRRQAQAAPSQGHKSFRVVHRRQMGLSNPFRGLMKLGTVERRGAMGIWKELFCELSPLEFRLYLSNEERTCVENCSLLRCESVGPAHSDGRFELVFSGKKLALRASSQDEAEDWLDRVREALQKVRPQQEDEWVNVQYPDQPEDPPEAPQGCPSPSDLLSEPAALQGTQFDWSSAQVPEPDAIKESLLYLYMDRTWMPYIFSLSLEALKCFRIRNNEKMLSDSHGVETIRDILPDTSLGGPSFFKIITAKAVLKLQAGNAEEAALWRDLVRKVLASYLETAEEAVTLGGSLDENCQEVLKFATRENGFLLQYLVAIPMEKGLDSQGCFCAGCSRQIGFSFVRPKLCAFSGLYYCDICHQDDASVIPARIIHNWDLTKRPICRQALKFLTQIRAQPLINLQMVNASLYEHVERMHLIGRSREQLKLLGDYLGLCRSGALKELSKRLNHRDYLLESPHRFSVADLQQIADGVYEGFLKTLIEFASQHVYHCDLCTQRGFICQICRHHDIIFPFEFDTTVRCAECKTVFHQSCQAVVKKGCPRCARRRKYQEQNVFA, via the exons ACACATCATCTCGGAGTTGGAGCACCTGACGTTTGTTAACACAGATGTGGGCCGCTGCCGGGCATGGCTGCGGCTGGCCCTGAACGACGGCCTGATGGAGTGCTATCTGAAGCTGCTGCTGCAGGAGCAGGCCCGCCTGCGCGAGTACTACCAGCCCACCGCCCTGCTCCGGGATGCCGAGGAGGGCGAGTTCCTCCTTAGCTTCCTGCAGGGCCTCACGTCCTTGTCCTTCGAACTCTCCTACAAGTCTGCCATCTTAAATGAATGGACGCTAACCCCACTGGCCCTGTCTGGGCTTTGCCCGCTCTCTGAGCTGGACCCTCTCTCTACCTCTGGTGCAGAACTACAGCGGAAGGAGTCTCTGGATTCCATTTCCCATTCCTCAGGCTCTGAGGACATCGAAGTCCATCACTCGGGCCATAAGATCCGGAGGAACCAGAAGCTGActgcctcctccctcagcctggaCACGGCCAGTTCATCCCAGCTCTCCTGCAGCCTAAACTCTGATAGCTGCTTACTCCAAGAGAATGGCTCCAAGAGTCCAGACCATTGCGAGGAGCCCATGTCCTACGACTCAGACCTGGGCACAGCAAATGCTGAGGACTCAGACCGGTCTCTGCAAGA GGTATTGTTGGAATTCAGCAAAGCCCAGGTAAACTCTGTGCCAACCAACGGACTGAGCCAAGAAACGGAGAGCCCCACACCACAGGCCTTGCTCTCCCTCCATGGCCTCAACACCAGCACACACCTGCACTATGAGGCACCTGCAGAGCCCCTTCCTGCCCAGGCAGCCTCTGGAACTCAAGATGGTGTCCACATGCAGGAGCCGCGTCCCCGGGCGCCCAGCGCCCTGGACTTACAGCAGCGTGTAGAGAGCACCTCAGGCCAGCAGCCTTCTAGTACCATCAGCAAGACAGCCAGAGAAGTGGGCCAAGGGAATGGCCCACAGAAGGCCCAGGCTCATGACGGAGCTGGTCTGAAGCTGGTAGTTTCCTCACCCACCAGTCCG AAAAACAAGAGCTGGATCTCAGAAGATGACTTTTACCGGCCTTCCCAGGAGCAACCCCTGGAGATTGCTTCAGACCACCCAATAGCTTCTTCCAGGGGGACTCCAGAGTCAAGGCCTGGTCTCCAGAGGCATTTTTCTCAAGGACCAAGAAAAAGCTGCTCCCTAGGGACATTAGACCAAGCGTGTGTACCTTCCCCAGGAAGAAGGCAAGCCCAGGCAGCCCCATCCCAGGGGCATAAGAGCTTCCGGGTGGTACACCGGAGACAGATGG gactgTCCAACCCGTTCCGGGGTCTCATGAAGCTAGGTACCGTGGAGCGGCGGGGGGCAATGGGCATCTGGAAGGAGCTCTTCTGTGAGCTCTCCCCGCTGGAGTTCCGCCTCTACCTGAGCAACGAGGAGCGCACCTGTGTGGAGAACTGCTCCCTGCTGCGCTGTGAGTCTGTGGGGCCGGCCCACAGTGACGGGCGCTTCGAGCTGGTCTTCTCTGGCAAGAAGCTGGCCCTGCGCGCCTCCTCCCAGGATGAAGCCGAGGACTGGCTGGACCGGGTGCGGGAGGCCCTGCAGAAGGTCCGGCCTCAGCAGGAGGATGAGTGGGTGAACGTGCAGTACCCAGACCAGCCTGAGGACCCCCCCGAGGCACCCCAGGGCTGCCCCTCTCCCTCAGACCTGCTGTCAGAGCCCGCGGCCCTCCAGGGCACGCAGTTTGACTGGTCGTCCGCCCAGGTTCCAGAGCCAGATGCCATCAAGGAGTCCCTGCTGTACTTGTACATGGACAGGACCTGGATGCCCTATATCTTTTCCCTGTCCTTGGAGGCTCTGAAATGTTTCCGCATCAGGAACAATGAGAAGATGCTGAGTGACAGCCATGGCGTGGAGACCATCCGGGACATCCTGCCAGACACGAGCCTTGGGGGCCCGTCCTTCTTCAAAATCATCACGGCCAAGGCCGTCCTGAAGCTGCAGGCCGGGAACGCGGAGGAGGCCGCCCTGTGGAGGGACCTGGTCCGCAAAGTCCTGGCATCCTACTTGGAGACGGCCGAGGAGGCGGTGACCCTGGGCGGGAGCCTGGATGAAAACTGTCAGGAGGTTCTGAAATTTGCCACCCGGGAAAACGGCTTCCTGCTGCAGTACCTGGTGGCCATCCCCATGGAGAAAGGCCTTGACTCCCAAGGCTGCTTCTGTGCAG gctgctcccgGCAGATCGGCTTCTCCTTTGTACGACCCAAGCTCTGTGCCTTCTCTGGCCTCTATTACTGTGACATCTGCCACCAAGACGATGCCTCAGTGATTCCGGCCAGGATCATCCACAACTGGGACCTCACCAAGCGCCCG ATCTGCAGGCAGGCCCTGAAGTTTCTGACACAGATCCGGGCCCAGCCCCTCATCAACCTGCAGATGGTGAACGCGTCTCTGTACGAGCATGTGGAGCGGATGCACCTCATTGGGAGGAGCCGGGAGCAGCTGAAGCTCCTGGGGGATTACCTGGGCCTGTGCCGGAGCGGCGCCCTGAAGGAGCTCAGCAAGAG GCTCAACCACAGGGATTATCTCTTGGAGTCTCCGCATAGGTTCAGTGTTGCTGACCTGCAGCAG ATTGCAGACGGGGTGTATGAAGGATTCCTCAAGACCCTGATCGAATTCGCCTCCCAGCACGTCTACCACTGCGACCTGTGCACCCAGCGCGGCTTCATCTGCCAGATCTGCCGGCACCACGACATCATCTTCCCCTTTGAGTTTGACACCACAGTCAG